Proteins from a single region of Deltaproteobacteria bacterium:
- a CDS encoding DUF1343 domain-containing protein has translation MVRTGLDEIRSGLPSFLKEDRIGLLAHPASVDSRLVHAREICSKIFSNRLTVLFSPQHGIFGEQQDNMVESAHGIDPDLGIPVYSLYSEVRKPTPEMFSEIDTLVVDLQDVGTRVYTFIYTLANCMDAAREAGIRIVVLDRPNPIGGIAVEGNLLREDHSSFVGRFPIPMRHGMTIGELAGMFNNAFGIGCDLEVISMRGWRRGMYFAETGLPWVLPSPNLPTPETALVYPGQVLLEGTNLSEGRGTTRPFELFGAPYLDTKRAAERLAAYDLPGVIFREHHFLPTFQKWEGTLCHGFQLHVTDRKAFRPYRSTLAVLQSVLSSCPGKFEWRKPPYEYETKKLPIDILTGDPAVREALEGRIDPVRMERGWEEDLSAFRKDRRKYLLYPD, from the coding sequence ATGGTGAGAACCGGCCTTGACGAGATCCGGAGTGGACTTCCCTCCTTCCTGAAAGAAGACCGTATCGGTCTCCTGGCCCACCCGGCCTCGGTGGACTCCCGACTCGTCCATGCCCGGGAGATCTGTTCGAAAATCTTTTCAAACCGGCTGACGGTCCTCTTTTCCCCCCAACACGGCATCTTCGGCGAACAACAGGACAACATGGTCGAATCCGCACACGGGATCGATCCGGACCTGGGGATCCCGGTTTACAGCCTCTATTCCGAAGTCCGGAAACCGACGCCGGAGATGTTCAGCGAAATCGATACGTTGGTGGTGGATCTCCAGGATGTGGGGACCCGGGTCTATACCTTCATCTACACACTGGCCAACTGTATGGATGCGGCACGGGAGGCCGGGATCCGGATCGTGGTCCTTGACCGGCCCAATCCGATCGGCGGAATTGCCGTGGAAGGGAATCTTCTTCGGGAAGATCATTCCTCCTTCGTCGGACGATTCCCCATTCCCATGCGCCACGGCATGACGATCGGTGAACTGGCCGGGATGTTCAATAACGCCTTCGGGATCGGTTGCGATCTGGAGGTGATTTCCATGCGGGGATGGCGGCGGGGGATGTATTTTGCAGAGACCGGTCTTCCCTGGGTTTTGCCGTCGCCCAACCTTCCCACACCGGAGACGGCCCTGGTCTATCCCGGTCAGGTTCTTCTGGAGGGGACCAACCTCTCCGAAGGGCGGGGGACGACCCGTCCTTTTGAACTTTTCGGGGCGCCCTACCTCGATACGAAAAGGGCGGCGGAACGTCTGGCGGCATACGATCTTCCCGGCGTCATTTTCCGGGAGCACCATTTTCTTCCCACCTTCCAGAAGTGGGAGGGAACCCTCTGTCATGGGTTCCAACTCCATGTGACCGACCGGAAGGCCTTCCGGCCTTATCGCTCGACCCTGGCCGTTCTCCAGTCGGTTTTATCCTCCTGCCCGGGGAAATTTGAATGGCGGAAGCCCCCTTATGAATATGAGACGAAGAAGCTTCCCATTGATATCCTGACAGGCGACCCTGCCGTCCGTGAAGCCCTGGAAGGGAGGATCGATCCCGTGCGGATGGAAAGGGGATGGGAAGAGGACCTCTCAGCCTTCCGAAAAGATCGGCGGAAGTATCTCCTCTATCCGGATTGA
- the sthA gene encoding Si-specific NAD(P)(+) transhydrogenase has product MKAYDVLVIGSGPAGQKGAIQAAKLGKRVAVFEKEAFIGGAGLQTGTIPSKTLRETALYLSGLKQRSVYGFQCILGKNVQFQELMHRKETVVQRQMEVIIDQFARNNVEIIYGTAVFEEPHILRVKNRQGETERFRGEVILVTVGSRPNRPPEVPFDGHSVYDSDGILKIDTIPDSLTIIGGGVIGCEYASVFACLGTRVTIVEKKDRLLGFADEEIVNSLVYWMRHAGIAMRLGEGVDRIDVEHPGRVVAQLAGGKQVVSEKLLFTLGRNANTKGLGLEEVGVKLGKRGRIEVDSDYRTNISGIFAAGDVIGGPSLASTSMEQGRQAMCAALMQECPVTGVANQLPYGIYTIPEISMFGETEAGLTEQGIPYEIGQAFFSEVARGQIIGDSYGMLKLLFHRETRKLLGIHIIGERATEIIHIGQAVMSNEGTIDYFVNTVFNYPTLSDAYKVAALNGINRL; this is encoded by the coding sequence ATGAAAGCATACGATGTCCTGGTGATCGGTTCGGGACCGGCGGGCCAAAAGGGTGCTATCCAGGCGGCGAAGCTGGGAAAGCGTGTTGCCGTCTTCGAAAAAGAGGCCTTTATCGGAGGAGCGGGTCTGCAGACCGGGACGATCCCGAGCAAGACCCTGCGGGAGACGGCCCTTTATTTGTCCGGTCTGAAACAGCGGTCCGTCTATGGTTTCCAGTGTATCTTGGGAAAAAACGTCCAGTTCCAGGAGCTGATGCACCGGAAGGAGACGGTTGTTCAGCGTCAGATGGAGGTCATCATCGACCAGTTTGCCCGGAACAACGTGGAGATTATCTACGGAACAGCCGTCTTTGAGGAGCCTCATATACTCCGGGTGAAAAATCGTCAGGGGGAAACGGAACGCTTCCGGGGGGAGGTGATCCTTGTTACCGTCGGCTCCCGTCCGAACCGTCCCCCGGAAGTCCCCTTCGATGGTCATTCCGTTTATGACAGTGACGGCATCCTCAAAATCGATACCATCCCCGATTCCCTGACCATCATCGGCGGCGGTGTCATCGGTTGTGAGTATGCCTCGGTCTTTGCCTGTCTCGGAACGAGGGTAACGATCGTGGAGAAGAAGGATCGCCTTCTCGGTTTTGCCGATGAGGAGATCGTGAACTCTCTTGTCTACTGGATGCGTCATGCCGGTATCGCCATGCGTCTTGGCGAGGGGGTGGACCGGATTGATGTTGAACACCCCGGACGGGTCGTGGCGCAACTGGCCGGCGGGAAACAGGTCGTCTCGGAAAAGCTCCTCTTTACCCTGGGCCGGAACGCCAACACCAAGGGGCTCGGACTGGAGGAGGTGGGAGTGAAACTCGGCAAGCGGGGACGGATCGAGGTCGATTCGGATTACCGGACGAATATTTCCGGGATCTTTGCCGCAGGCGACGTGATCGGCGGACCCAGCCTGGCCTCCACTTCCATGGAGCAGGGACGGCAGGCCATGTGCGCCGCCCTGATGCAGGAGTGTCCGGTCACCGGAGTGGCGAACCAACTTCCCTACGGGATCTACACGATTCCCGAGATCTCCATGTTCGGCGAGACCGAAGCCGGCCTGACGGAACAGGGTATTCCCTATGAAATCGGTCAGGCCTTTTTCAGTGAGGTCGCCCGGGGGCAGATCATCGGCGACAGTTACGGGATGCTCAAACTCCTTTTCCATCGGGAGACGCGGAAACTTTTAGGTATCCATATCATTGGGGAACGGGCCACGGAGATCATCCATATCGGTCAGGCCGTGATGAGCAACGAGGGGACCATTGATTATTTCGTTAATACGGTTTTTAATTATCCAACCCTCTCCGACGCCTACAAGGTGGCGGCATTGAACGGGATCAACCGGCTGTAA
- a CDS encoding AAA family ATPase: MPDKKGETVERQGVTLHLSRPVEESVRWIGQKEILQQLLACWLVVDEKDLPLSPRITGFPGIGKTTLAMAAAALREQPLFVYQCTSDTRPEDLLVTPVLSEAGRITYHASPLVSAMLTGGICVLDEGNRMNEKSWASLASLLDYRRTVESIVAGITLSADPAFRCCVTMNEDESTFEIPDYILSRLHPTLALGFPEKEEEMAILRYHLPFADQEILAMTVDFLHRSHDLNLDFSPRDGIQIVRYAIKRLSQDPDHPLSRDRFWRESVEKVLGEDALNMEKLAERKKAAFGDEPSAFGLGDFFFGEGDPLNPDRD, translated from the coding sequence ATGCCGGATAAAAAAGGAGAAACCGTAGAGCGGCAAGGTGTAACCCTCCATCTGAGCCGTCCCGTGGAAGAGTCTGTCCGCTGGATCGGCCAGAAAGAGATTTTGCAGCAGCTTCTGGCCTGCTGGCTGGTGGTTGACGAAAAGGATCTTCCCCTCTCCCCCCGGATCACCGGTTTCCCGGGGATCGGCAAAACCACCCTCGCCATGGCGGCTGCCGCCCTGCGGGAGCAGCCGTTATTCGTTTACCAGTGTACCAGCGATACCCGGCCCGAGGATCTTCTCGTAACGCCGGTCCTTTCTGAAGCGGGGAGGATCACCTACCATGCCTCCCCCCTGGTCAGTGCCATGCTGACGGGTGGGATCTGTGTTCTCGACGAAGGCAACCGGATGAACGAGAAGAGCTGGGCCTCGCTCGCCTCTCTCCTTGATTATCGTCGAACGGTGGAATCGATCGTGGCGGGGATTACCCTCTCCGCCGATCCGGCCTTTCGATGCTGTGTCACGATGAACGAGGACGAGTCGACATTTGAAATCCCCGACTATATCCTCTCTCGGCTCCATCCGACCCTGGCCCTCGGGTTCCCGGAGAAGGAGGAAGAGATGGCGATTCTCCGGTATCATCTTCCGTTTGCCGATCAGGAGATCCTCGCCATGACTGTTGATTTTCTTCATCGCTCTCACGACCTGAATCTCGATTTTTCCCCTCGCGACGGGATCCAGATCGTGCGTTATGCCATTAAACGGCTGAGCCAGGATCCCGATCACCCCCTTTCTCGGGATCGTTTCTGGCGGGAGTCCGTCGAAAAGGTTCTGGGTGAGGACGCCCTGAATATGGAAAAACTGGCGGAACGGAAAAAAGCCGCCTTTGGAGATGAACCCTCCGCCTTCGGCCTGGGGGACTTCTTCTTCGGTGAAGGGGATCCCCTGAATCCGGACAGGGATTAG